A genomic region of Longimicrobiales bacterium contains the following coding sequences:
- the rsfS gene encoding ribosome silencing factor, which translates to MTLPTMDPADFPAEVTRAAELAVELKAHDVVVLDLRGISSATDYFVIAGGRSDVQVKAIADHVVNELKKDSIRPEHVEGMQGGRWVLVDYVDFVLHVFHPEARQFYQLENLWGDAARWENPDE; encoded by the coding sequence GTGACGCTTCCAACGATGGATCCCGCGGACTTCCCGGCTGAGGTCACGCGTGCGGCTGAGCTCGCAGTCGAGCTCAAGGCCCACGATGTGGTCGTGCTGGACCTCCGCGGGATCTCGTCTGCGACCGATTATTTCGTGATTGCAGGGGGTCGGTCCGACGTGCAGGTGAAGGCGATCGCGGATCACGTGGTGAATGAGCTGAAGAAGGATTCGATCCGGCCTGAGCATGTGGAGGGTATGCAGGGCGGGCGTTGGGTGCTCGTCGACTATGTCGATTTCGTTCTCCATGTTTTTCATCCTGAGGCACGGCAGTTCTACCAGTTGGAGAACCTCTGGGGTGACGCGGCGCGATGGGAGAATCCGGACGAGTGA